In a genomic window of Paramicrobacterium chengjingii:
- a CDS encoding sensor histidine kinase, with protein MTNTAWGALRRSPVSFFGSWWPCRSLLFLLTSALLGVLLLAVTVLTLVLLPLWGIALGALERRRTRLLGFARLPTGHVRLGRDQRPHWLSIRLVETATWRETAALLVDIVLGMLSLAVLFVEFAALALPVAIVIAAIQGPRELNLFGNVYVTVTPGNWWPAVPVAAVLLALFCYINALITSGHAYLLRLLCGPRQEELERNVERLSRSRAALVAGFEAERRRIERDLHDGVQQELVTLATRLGMVSLDLDQLAEKGAETDAARAALATAQDQAEHAMATLRNTVRGIHPAVLTDHGLAAALDELAERAPVELRLDVDVDDRMLSGVETAAYYVVTEAITNAAKHTTATRLTVRARSGEHGFDMMILDNGNGGADPDAGTGLRGLAERAETLGGTFMIDSPVGGPTTLRLHLPLPEREAARADSAG; from the coding sequence ATGACGAACACGGCGTGGGGCGCGCTTCGGCGGTCGCCCGTGTCGTTTTTCGGCAGCTGGTGGCCATGTCGCTCGCTGTTGTTTCTGCTGACCAGTGCCCTGCTCGGTGTGCTGCTGCTCGCCGTGACCGTTCTCACCCTCGTGCTGCTGCCGCTGTGGGGAATCGCGCTCGGCGCACTCGAGCGGCGGCGCACGCGGCTTCTCGGCTTCGCCCGACTGCCGACGGGACACGTTCGGCTCGGCCGCGACCAACGCCCACACTGGCTGAGCATCCGGCTCGTCGAAACGGCAACGTGGCGTGAAACGGCAGCACTGTTGGTCGATATCGTTCTCGGGATGCTGTCGCTCGCCGTGCTCTTCGTCGAGTTCGCGGCACTTGCCCTTCCTGTCGCGATCGTCATTGCCGCGATCCAGGGGCCACGCGAGCTCAATCTGTTCGGCAACGTCTACGTCACCGTGACGCCGGGAAACTGGTGGCCGGCCGTACCCGTCGCCGCCGTCTTGCTCGCGTTGTTTTGCTACATCAATGCCCTGATCACCTCGGGACACGCGTACCTTCTGCGGCTGCTCTGCGGCCCACGGCAGGAGGAGCTCGAACGCAACGTCGAGAGGCTCTCGCGGTCGCGCGCCGCGCTGGTCGCGGGCTTCGAGGCCGAGCGGCGGCGCATCGAGCGCGATCTTCACGATGGCGTGCAGCAAGAACTCGTTACCCTCGCCACGCGCCTGGGCATGGTAAGCCTCGACCTTGACCAGCTCGCCGAGAAGGGGGCAGAAACGGATGCCGCGAGGGCAGCCCTCGCCACGGCGCAGGATCAGGCCGAGCACGCCATGGCGACGCTGCGCAACACCGTGCGCGGCATTCACCCCGCTGTGCTCACCGACCACGGGCTCGCTGCGGCGCTTGATGAGCTCGCCGAACGCGCGCCGGTCGAGCTGCGGCTCGACGTCGATGTCGACGACCGCATGCTCTCCGGCGTCGAGACCGCCGCCTACTACGTCGTGACCGAGGCGATCACGAATGCCGCGAAGCACACGACGGCGACACGACTGACGGTTCGGGCGCGATCGGGTGAGCACGGCTTCGACATGATGATCCTCGACAACGGCAATGGCGGCGCAGACCCAGACGCGGGCACCGGGTTGCGCGGACTCGCGGAACGCGCGGAGACCCTCGGCGGCACGTTCATGATCGACAGTCCGGTCGGCGGCCCCACAACT
- a CDS encoding ABC transporter ATP-binding protein: MNIPRVSAHNLQKSFPGGRKQPPVPVLRGISIEVGDGEMVSIVGPSGSGKSTLLYCLSGLEPYNSGSVRVEGHELGELGRSALASLRRDHVGFVFQSYNLIPSLSARENVALPARLARRGARRTDVTAALAAVGLGDRARHKPGQLSGGQQQRVAIARALAMKPHIVFADEPTGSLDTASGDGVLQRLRRVTREGRSVVMVTHDLEAAARADRVLVLRDGVIHSELREPTPEQVLDAVSLAGAAA, from the coding sequence GTGAACATTCCACGTGTCAGCGCACACAATCTACAGAAATCCTTTCCCGGGGGCCGGAAGCAGCCTCCGGTACCCGTTCTTCGCGGCATCTCGATCGAGGTGGGTGACGGGGAGATGGTGAGCATTGTCGGCCCGAGTGGCTCGGGCAAGTCGACGCTGCTGTACTGCCTCTCGGGGCTCGAGCCATACAACTCGGGGTCTGTGCGGGTGGAGGGCCACGAGCTGGGAGAACTGGGTCGCTCCGCGCTGGCGAGCCTGCGGCGCGACCACGTGGGCTTTGTGTTTCAGTCGTACAACCTCATTCCGTCTCTGAGCGCTCGAGAAAATGTGGCGCTGCCCGCGCGACTCGCACGCCGCGGAGCTCGTCGCACAGACGTGACCGCAGCGCTCGCCGCCGTAGGGCTGGGCGATCGCGCACGGCATAAGCCGGGACAGTTGTCGGGAGGCCAGCAGCAACGTGTGGCGATTGCTCGCGCGCTCGCGATGAAGCCGCACATCGTCTTTGCGGACGAGCCGACCGGATCACTTGACACCGCGTCTGGCGATGGCGTGCTGCAGCGGCTTCGGCGGGTCACCCGTGAGGGCCGCTCGGTTGTGATGGTCACGCACGATCTCGAGGCTGCGGCACGCGCAGACAGGGTGCTTGTGCTGCGCGACGGTGTGATTCACTCAGAGCTTCGTGAACCGACGCCGGAGCAGGTGCTTGACGCCGTCAGTCTGGCAGGAGCGGCGGCATGA
- a CDS encoding FtsX-like permease family protein, which produces MIRLVVSDLGWHAREWVGILVVTIAAGFVGAIAAGLLETGASNGGDVQVAMIGGSGVVLTFSSVTALIVLSSSANLTVTLQQRSYALWQLAGIRPRQVGRVVLGQLVVVGILGAVSGSILARALFRSVFEFAFADWQGMSGLPLHLGAASVGCVVVAVVGTIVLGGLRGVRRASRVAPIEALREPEPPSVRLTWFRMLLAAATATGIVWMALAMNSGDFDLIMNSSIFVTPMIAALIAALGPVLFSLVLRAWTACVPSRASAAWYLARHSAAHRLSRSTAAISPLMVAVALTGGLYTTVAVLKQSFIERTGDASGFGIEFASVVLMLGGPLLLSGIAAAATVFISSHAREREFALVQAAGSTRRTIVWMSVFEAVIYAITATILGLVAIVSGGIITVLALELNTLPISFASVSLVAAGGLALLLVATLVPTLAALRTEIPRTLAVE; this is translated from the coding sequence ATGATTCGCCTCGTCGTGAGTGATCTGGGTTGGCACGCACGCGAGTGGGTCGGAATTCTCGTGGTGACGATTGCAGCAGGTTTTGTCGGGGCCATCGCCGCTGGGCTCCTGGAAACCGGGGCATCGAACGGGGGCGATGTGCAGGTGGCCATGATCGGCGGCAGCGGGGTGGTGCTCACCTTCAGCTCAGTGACAGCGCTCATCGTACTCAGCTCAAGCGCCAATCTTACTGTCACGTTGCAGCAGCGCAGCTACGCACTGTGGCAGCTTGCGGGCATTCGACCACGGCAGGTCGGCCGCGTTGTTCTGGGCCAGCTGGTCGTCGTCGGTATTCTCGGCGCGGTGAGCGGCAGCATCCTCGCTCGTGCGCTTTTTCGCTCGGTCTTCGAGTTTGCCTTCGCTGACTGGCAGGGTATGAGCGGGCTGCCTTTGCACCTCGGCGCCGCGAGCGTGGGCTGTGTGGTTGTCGCCGTTGTCGGCACGATTGTGCTCGGCGGGCTCAGAGGGGTGCGCCGTGCGAGCAGGGTGGCTCCGATCGAGGCGCTTCGTGAACCTGAACCGCCGTCGGTGAGGCTCACCTGGTTTCGGATGCTGCTGGCTGCTGCGACCGCGACCGGCATTGTGTGGATGGCACTGGCGATGAACAGCGGCGACTTCGATCTCATTATGAACTCATCGATTTTTGTCACCCCCATGATCGCGGCGCTGATTGCCGCGCTCGGCCCCGTGCTCTTTTCACTTGTGCTGCGCGCATGGACAGCGTGCGTTCCGAGCAGGGCATCAGCGGCGTGGTATCTCGCACGGCACTCGGCCGCGCACCGTCTGAGCCGCAGCACCGCCGCGATCAGTCCCCTGATGGTTGCCGTCGCACTCACCGGTGGTCTCTACACCACAGTCGCGGTGCTGAAGCAATCGTTCATCGAGAGAACCGGTGACGCGTCGGGCTTCGGCATTGAGTTCGCGAGCGTTGTGCTGATGCTCGGTGGGCCGCTTCTGCTCTCGGGCATTGCGGCGGCGGCCACAGTCTTCATCTCGAGCCACGCCCGAGAACGAGAGTTTGCCCTTGTGCAGGCCGCAGGGTCGACGCGACGCACAATCGTCTGGATGTCCGTTTTCGAAGCGGTGATCTATGCGATCACGGCGACGATTCTGGGGCTCGTCGCCATTGTCTCCGGCGGCATCATCACGGTGTTGGCACTTGAGCTGAACACGCTGCCGATCTCATTCGCGAGTGTGAGCCTTGTGGCAGCAGGAGGCCTCGCCCTGTTGCTTGTTGCGACGCTGGTGCCAACGCTCGCCGCGTTGCGCACCGAGATTCCACGAACGCTCGCTGTCGAGTGA
- a CDS encoding MFS transporter, producing MTTASPSSPPALSPEPAAKHPFAAVAVLGFASLCAALMQSLVIPIQPVLPEILSTSPGNASWVVTATLLGGAVAMPVAGRIADIKGKKPVLVVSAIILLVGSLICALSTTLLPVLIGRVLQGIAMGYIPVAISYVGELVPTKMKNSAVAGISATLGVGGALGLPIAAWIAEEFNWQALFALSSVLAVIVTVLSATLLPYRAPKRTARLDVVGALGLAAGVVSVLVGVSKGNEWGWSSLETLIAISGGVVVLIGWGLYELRHKDPLVDLRATARRPVLLTNLAALLIGFGMMAQSIVVPQLLEMPASIDYGLGQTMLEAGLWMAPGGVMMLAFTPISSRLLTRLGGRSTLAIGATVLAGGYVFAFFLTAAPWQLMIATCIASAGVGIGYAAMPTLVMQNSPRDEAGAAVGVNSLMRSMGTTVAGAVMAIVLTSQTVPVGETSVPAESAFTTCFAIGALAALAGAGITLCIRRQKNQTDAVAEAPEPRTAPTH from the coding sequence GTGACGACAGCATCCCCCTCCTCCCCTCCTGCGCTCAGTCCAGAGCCGGCGGCGAAGCATCCCTTCGCCGCCGTCGCGGTGCTCGGCTTCGCGAGCCTCTGCGCCGCGCTCATGCAATCTCTGGTCATTCCCATTCAGCCGGTGCTCCCCGAAATTCTTTCGACGTCACCGGGCAACGCGTCGTGGGTTGTGACGGCCACACTGCTCGGCGGTGCCGTTGCCATGCCCGTCGCAGGAAGAATCGCCGACATCAAGGGCAAGAAGCCCGTGCTCGTCGTATCCGCCATCATTCTTCTCGTCGGCTCGCTCATTTGCGCGCTCTCCACAACGCTGCTTCCGGTGCTCATCGGCCGCGTCCTGCAGGGCATCGCCATGGGCTACATCCCCGTCGCAATCAGCTACGTCGGTGAGCTCGTGCCGACAAAGATGAAGAACTCGGCTGTCGCCGGAATCAGCGCAACCCTCGGCGTCGGAGGCGCGCTCGGCCTCCCGATCGCCGCGTGGATCGCCGAGGAGTTCAACTGGCAGGCGCTCTTCGCTCTTTCGAGCGTGCTCGCGGTAATCGTCACCGTTCTCTCTGCAACGCTACTTCCCTACCGTGCACCAAAACGCACGGCACGCCTTGACGTCGTCGGGGCGCTTGGACTCGCCGCCGGCGTTGTCTCCGTGCTCGTTGGCGTATCGAAGGGCAACGAGTGGGGCTGGTCATCGTTGGAAACTCTCATCGCCATCAGTGGCGGCGTCGTCGTTTTGATTGGCTGGGGCCTGTATGAGTTGCGGCACAAAGATCCACTCGTCGACCTGCGGGCGACCGCGAGGCGCCCCGTTCTGCTCACAAACCTTGCGGCGCTTCTGATCGGGTTCGGCATGATGGCCCAGTCGATCGTTGTGCCGCAGCTGCTTGAGATGCCCGCGAGCATCGACTACGGGCTGGGGCAGACCATGCTGGAAGCCGGGCTCTGGATGGCTCCGGGCGGCGTGATGATGCTGGCGTTCACTCCCATTTCGAGTCGCCTGCTCACTCGCCTCGGCGGCCGCAGCACCCTCGCCATCGGCGCAACAGTACTTGCCGGCGGGTACGTCTTCGCGTTCTTCCTCACTGCGGCGCCCTGGCAGCTGATGATCGCAACGTGCATCGCTTCGGCCGGTGTGGGAATCGGCTATGCAGCAATGCCGACTCTGGTGATGCAGAACTCACCACGCGACGAAGCGGGCGCAGCGGTGGGCGTCAACTCTCTCATGCGCTCGATGGGCACGACAGTTGCCGGCGCTGTGATGGCAATCGTGCTCACAAGCCAGACAGTGCCCGTTGGTGAGACGTCGGTTCCTGCCGAATCGGCGTTCACGACGTGCTTCGCGATCGGAGCGCTGGCCGCTCTCGCCGGCGCGGGCATCACTCTCTGCATCCGCAGGCAGAAAAATCAGACGGATGCTGTCGCCGAAGCTCCCGAGCCGCGGACCGCGCCCACGCACTGA
- a CDS encoding MarR family winged helix-turn-helix transcriptional regulator translates to MMASDVTRGDRASGARRLAGILTRLDLHRRHQEHQAELGVADLRILWMFTDRKPRTLADIASALRLEQSTVNRQVNAAFADGLLTRERSSAGAAYEFSPTSEGLAAFERDVTASLGAYESALAALGDAEASQFLDLMQRFLDEYGAVVASTGASACHDRGSQ, encoded by the coding sequence ATGATGGCGAGCGACGTGACCCGAGGGGATCGCGCGAGTGGTGCGCGGCGTCTTGCTGGAATTCTGACGAGACTTGACCTTCATCGTCGCCACCAAGAACATCAGGCCGAACTTGGTGTCGCCGACCTGCGCATTCTCTGGATGTTCACCGATCGCAAGCCGCGTACGCTTGCCGACATTGCGTCGGCACTTCGGCTTGAACAGTCAACAGTCAATCGGCAGGTGAACGCTGCGTTCGCTGATGGTCTGCTGACGCGCGAACGGTCGTCGGCGGGCGCGGCTTACGAGTTTTCGCCGACCTCCGAGGGGCTTGCGGCGTTCGAGCGCGACGTCACCGCGAGCCTCGGCGCGTACGAATCAGCACTCGCAGCACTCGGCGATGCCGAAGCATCCCAGTTTCTCGACCTGATGCAGAGATTTCTCGACGAATACGGCGCGGTCGTGGCGAGCACCGGTGCCAGTGCCTGCCACGACCGCGGATCACAGTAG
- a CDS encoding S41 family peptidase has translation MTYLRYPHISNDLIAFVADDDVWLVGSDGGRAWRLTADHAPVRQPRLSPDATHVAFVSHRDGHPELMLADVTTGAVRRLTWWGGSVTTVLGWASNDSILVASNAGEANMRHAVVKAVSLDGSFERLRYGTASGLAIRSDGALALSTPGSRPPAWWKRYRGGTAPRLWFDASGTGSWTQLLPDEHAGLVDPMWVDDKLLFVSDRAARFPDRAHEQANLWVWDAPGDGEPRQLTFQTEDDGYVRDAATDGTRVIWHSRGQIRMLDDIDAEPRTVEVRLPGTGSGPVSLDPKKNVTALSPDHGGDASLVCWRGKTFWLAHREGPARAIAAASGVRTREPVVLGKTGSVAYVTDADGEDAIEVRRADASAEGRRLLTGTLGRVLHLAADPEGTRLAAISHDGAVRLIDVEKGTARDVGRSLAGEALSPTFSPDGRYLAWSQPTAGESELHQIRVLDTTTNNDSAALTTGKYHDHSPAFTRDGKHIVFLSDRTFDPHYNQHAFDLAFSGATRPWLIPLSATEPAPFGPSSEGWHLSAGGPEASNPEAKDAAALTCPDLDAEGAEERITPFPVPSADYRDVVAAKDGVLWIRVASDEQGELGSRRAGVAGDKTPDRVERWSFPDRTLITVADEADHFAVSGDGERIVVQHKDDVTVLPATRKTDDDDSARISVDMSRLRFQLDTSAEWRQMFDENSRIMRDHYWREDMNGVDWDAVTERWRSVVDAVRTHDDLVDVLWETVGELNTSHAYVTPTNPLGDASRKLGFLGADLSAAAEGWCIDRILPGESSEPAARSPLRQAGVGAREGDIIVAVNGAAVDPVVGPAAHLIGAADKPVELTLRRPGGDDRRVVVIPLGDEETLRYQDWVRSRRDYVAERSGGRIGYLHVPDMVSSGWAQLNRDLRVATEAEAVIADVRYNRGGHTSQLVIERLASRVVGWAWARQYAKPIPDPDRAPRGPVVLVANENSGSDGDIVNARAQALGVGPVIGVRTWGGVVGIDGRFELVDGTGITQPRYATWLEGKDWSVENHGVDPDIEVVHTPSQLFEADDPQLDRAIDEALTRLERTPAATAPPLPEPRVRR, from the coding sequence ATGACGTACCTTCGCTATCCACACATTTCGAACGACCTCATCGCCTTCGTCGCAGACGACGACGTCTGGCTCGTCGGCTCCGACGGCGGCAGAGCGTGGCGACTGACAGCCGACCACGCTCCCGTGCGTCAGCCCCGACTCTCACCCGACGCCACACACGTCGCCTTCGTCTCACACCGAGACGGCCACCCCGAGCTCATGCTCGCTGACGTCACGACGGGTGCCGTGCGACGCCTCACCTGGTGGGGTGGCAGCGTGACGACTGTTCTCGGGTGGGCGTCGAACGACAGCATCCTCGTCGCCTCGAACGCGGGCGAGGCAAACATGCGCCACGCCGTCGTGAAGGCAGTGTCGCTTGACGGCAGCTTCGAGCGGCTGCGCTACGGAACCGCATCCGGTCTTGCTATCCGCTCAGACGGCGCGCTCGCCCTCAGCACCCCAGGCAGTCGCCCGCCGGCGTGGTGGAAGCGCTACCGTGGCGGCACCGCTCCGCGGCTGTGGTTTGATGCCAGCGGCACCGGCTCGTGGACTCAGCTGCTCCCCGACGAGCACGCAGGACTCGTCGACCCGATGTGGGTGGACGACAAGCTGCTCTTTGTCTCTGATCGCGCCGCGCGGTTCCCGGACCGCGCACACGAGCAGGCAAACCTGTGGGTCTGGGATGCTCCGGGCGACGGCGAACCCCGCCAGCTGACCTTCCAGACCGAAGATGACGGCTACGTGCGCGACGCCGCAACGGACGGCACGCGCGTCATCTGGCACAGTCGAGGGCAGATTCGGATGCTCGATGACATCGACGCCGAGCCGCGCACCGTCGAGGTGCGGCTGCCTGGAACCGGATCGGGGCCCGTGAGTCTTGACCCAAAGAAGAACGTCACGGCGCTGAGCCCCGATCACGGTGGCGACGCGAGCCTCGTCTGCTGGCGCGGCAAGACCTTCTGGCTCGCGCACCGTGAAGGTCCGGCGCGCGCCATCGCTGCGGCATCCGGCGTCAGAACGCGCGAGCCCGTCGTGCTCGGAAAGACGGGTTCCGTCGCGTACGTGACGGATGCCGACGGCGAAGACGCGATCGAGGTACGACGCGCCGATGCGTCTGCCGAGGGCAGGCGACTGCTCACGGGGACTCTCGGTCGAGTGCTGCATCTTGCCGCAGATCCCGAAGGCACGCGGCTTGCCGCAATCTCGCACGACGGCGCCGTGCGCCTGATTGATGTCGAGAAAGGCACCGCGCGCGACGTGGGAAGATCGCTGGCCGGGGAGGCGCTCTCGCCGACGTTCTCTCCCGACGGACGCTATCTCGCGTGGTCGCAGCCGACCGCCGGCGAGTCGGAACTGCATCAGATCCGCGTGCTCGACACCACGACGAACAACGATTCGGCCGCGCTGACAACCGGCAAGTACCATGACCACTCCCCCGCGTTCACGCGCGACGGTAAGCACATCGTGTTTCTCTCCGACCGCACGTTCGACCCGCATTACAACCAGCACGCATTCGACCTCGCGTTCTCGGGGGCCACACGACCGTGGCTCATTCCCCTCTCGGCGACAGAGCCCGCCCCCTTCGGGCCGAGCTCCGAAGGGTGGCATCTCTCGGCGGGCGGCCCCGAGGCTAGCAACCCAGAGGCGAAGGATGCTGCCGCACTCACATGCCCCGATCTCGATGCCGAGGGTGCAGAAGAGCGCATTACGCCGTTTCCCGTGCCCTCTGCTGACTACCGCGATGTGGTGGCGGCGAAAGACGGTGTGCTCTGGATTCGCGTTGCCTCTGACGAGCAGGGCGAGCTCGGGTCCCGGCGCGCCGGCGTCGCGGGCGACAAGACTCCTGATCGGGTGGAGCGCTGGTCATTCCCCGACCGCACGCTCATCACCGTTGCCGACGAGGCTGACCATTTTGCCGTTTCGGGCGACGGCGAGCGCATCGTCGTGCAGCACAAAGACGACGTCACAGTGCTGCCCGCCACGCGCAAGACTGATGACGACGACAGCGCTCGCATCTCCGTCGATATGAGTCGCCTGCGTTTTCAGCTCGACACGAGCGCCGAGTGGCGGCAGATGTTCGACGAGAACTCCCGCATCATGCGTGATCACTATTGGCGTGAAGACATGAACGGCGTCGATTGGGATGCTGTCACAGAGCGCTGGCGCTCGGTGGTCGATGCCGTGCGCACCCATGACGATCTCGTCGATGTGCTGTGGGAGACCGTCGGCGAGCTCAACACCTCCCACGCATACGTCACACCAACGAACCCACTGGGCGATGCATCTCGCAAACTCGGGTTCCTCGGCGCGGACCTCTCTGCCGCGGCGGAAGGCTGGTGCATTGACCGCATCCTGCCTGGCGAGTCGAGTGAGCCCGCCGCGCGCTCACCGTTGCGACAGGCGGGCGTCGGAGCTCGCGAGGGCGACATCATTGTCGCCGTGAACGGCGCAGCGGTCGACCCGGTGGTGGGACCTGCAGCCCATCTGATCGGCGCGGCAGACAAGCCCGTTGAGCTCACGCTCCGCAGGCCGGGCGGTGACGATCGCCGCGTCGTTGTCATTCCTCTCGGTGATGAAGAGACTCTGCGCTACCAGGACTGGGTGCGGTCGCGCCGTGATTACGTCGCAGAGCGAAGCGGAGGTCGAATCGGGTATCTTCACGTTCCCGACATGGTGAGCAGCGGCTGGGCACAGCTGAATCGCGATTTGCGCGTCGCGACCGAGGCCGAGGCGGTGATCGCCGACGTGCGGTACAACCGCGGTGGACACACCAGCCAGCTCGTTATCGAGAGACTTGCGTCCCGCGTCGTTGGATGGGCGTGGGCGAGGCAGTATGCAAAGCCGATTCCTGATCCAGACCGGGCACCGCGCGGCCCCGTGGTGCTTGTCGCAAACGAGAATTCCGGTTCCGACGGCGACATCGTCAACGCTCGGGCGCAGGCCCTTGGCGTCGGCCCGGTCATCGGCGTGCGCACGTGGGGTGGCGTCGTCGGCATCGACGGCCGTTTCGAGCTGGTCGACGGCACCGGCATCACGCAGCCGCGCTACGCAACCTGGCTGGAGGGAAAGGATTGGAGCGTCGAGAACCATGGCGTCGATCCCGACATCGAGGTGGTGCACACTCCGTCGCAGCTGTTCGAGGCAGACGACCCACAGCTTGACCGCGCAATCGACGAGGCTCTGACGCGTCTTGAGCGCACGCCGGCCGCGACGGCGCCTCCGCTTCCCGAACCGAGGGTGAGGCGCTGA
- a CDS encoding zinc-dependent alcohol dehydrogenase family protein: protein MRGVIMHGPGDVRVEEREKPTITVPTDAVIKIAATCVCGSDLWPYRGIDTSDKPMPMGHEYVGVVETVGSAVTTVKPGDFVVGSFMASDNTCEICAAGYQSRCVHVVPMGGIGTQAEYARIPLADGTLVATSRQPTAAEIPGLLAASDVLGTGWFAAVAAEAGPGKTVVVVGDGAVGLLGVLAARRLGAERVIAMSRHADRQELARKFGATDIVDERGDAGARRIRELTDGLGAHSTIEAVGTQESMMQAIRSTRAGGHVGFVGVSHGVELPGHKLFFSAVHLHGGPAPVRRFLPELIELVMSGAITPGDVFDMTLPLNRAAEGYAAMDERRATKVLLTV from the coding sequence ATGCGCGGAGTGATTATGCACGGCCCAGGCGACGTGCGCGTCGAGGAGCGCGAGAAGCCCACGATCACGGTGCCGACAGACGCCGTCATCAAGATTGCGGCGACATGCGTGTGCGGCTCGGACCTGTGGCCGTACCGTGGCATCGACACCTCAGACAAGCCGATGCCGATGGGGCACGAGTACGTGGGAGTGGTCGAAACGGTGGGGAGCGCCGTCACAACGGTGAAGCCCGGAGACTTCGTCGTCGGCTCGTTCATGGCAAGCGACAACACCTGCGAGATCTGCGCCGCCGGCTACCAGAGCCGTTGTGTGCACGTTGTGCCGATGGGCGGGATCGGCACACAGGCGGAATACGCGCGCATTCCGCTGGCCGACGGCACGCTCGTCGCGACGTCGCGCCAGCCCACGGCCGCCGAGATTCCCGGGCTGCTCGCGGCATCCGATGTTCTGGGCACCGGCTGGTTTGCTGCCGTCGCAGCGGAGGCAGGGCCGGGCAAGACCGTGGTTGTCGTCGGTGACGGCGCTGTCGGGTTGCTCGGCGTGCTCGCGGCACGTCGCCTGGGCGCGGAGCGCGTCATCGCCATGAGCAGGCATGCCGACCGTCAGGAGTTGGCGCGAAAGTTCGGTGCGACAGACATCGTTGACGAGCGAGGGGATGCCGGCGCTCGCCGGATTCGCGAGCTGACGGACGGACTCGGTGCGCACTCGACAATCGAGGCGGTGGGAACGCAGGAGTCGATGATGCAGGCGATCCGCTCTACGCGCGCCGGTGGCCACGTGGGCTTTGTCGGAGTGTCGCACGGTGTGGAGCTGCCCGGGCACAAGCTCTTTTTCTCTGCCGTGCACCTGCATGGCGGGCCGGCGCCGGTGCGGCGGTTTCTGCCCGAGCTCATCGAGCTGGTCATGAGCGGCGCCATCACTCCGGGAGACGTGTTCGACATGACACTGCCGCTCAACCGTGCTGCCGAGGGCTATGCGGCTATGGACGAGCGGCGTGCGACGAAGGTTCTGCTGACCGTGTGA
- a CDS encoding alpha/beta fold hydrolase translates to MTVTTRRMLDLTVHEHTLTVPLVWDDTADSRTIDVFAAVVSRDGGEHLPYLVFLQGGPGSEAPRPFRDPVGPSWLDDALKDYRVVMLDQRGTGRSTPIGDGDLQRPAASLAEHITHLRADSIVRDCEAVREHLGAETWSVLGQSFGGFTTLTYLSTHASSIEHAYFTGGVSAVGHHPDEPYALTYDTVRDATLQYYRRFPEHRDAFRRLAERADAGEIVLPDGEVVSVSRLRSLGMLLGTNEGWQTLWSLLERDPATNAFRYDLASALPFSGRNPLYYVFHESCYADGVVTNWSAERAMPEEFQSDVTLLTGEHVRREWADTVPALQPWREVVDILAHVEWPRLYDEAALTASGARGAAAVYANDIYVPMEYSLETLRMLPGVTPFISSENEHNGLRSGDVLPHLIDLAHGRRVR, encoded by the coding sequence ATGACCGTGACGACGCGACGCATGCTGGATCTGACCGTTCACGAGCACACGCTCACCGTTCCGCTGGTGTGGGACGACACCGCCGATTCGCGCACGATCGACGTGTTCGCCGCCGTGGTGTCGCGTGACGGTGGTGAGCACCTGCCGTACCTGGTCTTCTTGCAAGGCGGTCCCGGCAGTGAGGCGCCGCGACCGTTCCGCGACCCCGTCGGGCCGTCGTGGCTCGACGATGCGCTGAAGGACTACCGTGTCGTCATGCTCGACCAGCGCGGAACGGGCCGCTCGACACCGATCGGCGATGGAGATCTGCAGCGCCCCGCAGCATCCCTCGCCGAGCACATCACGCACCTGCGGGCGGACTCCATCGTGCGCGACTGCGAAGCGGTGCGCGAACACCTGGGCGCCGAGACCTGGAGCGTGCTTGGGCAGTCGTTCGGCGGATTCACGACACTGACGTACCTCTCGACGCACGCGTCGTCGATCGAGCACGCATACTTCACGGGAGGCGTGAGCGCCGTCGGGCATCACCCAGACGAGCCCTATGCGCTCACATACGACACGGTGCGCGACGCGACGTTGCAGTACTATCGGCGATTCCCCGAGCATCGTGACGCGTTCCGGCGCCTGGCAGAGCGGGCGGATGCTGGTGAGATCGTGCTCCCGGACGGCGAAGTGGTGTCGGTCTCGCGACTGCGATCTCTCGGGATGCTGCTCGGCACCAACGAGGGGTGGCAGACGCTGTGGAGCCTGCTGGAGCGGGATCCGGCAACGAACGCGTTCCGCTATGATCTTGCGTCCGCGTTGCCGTTCTCGGGCCGCAATCCTCTCTACTACGTGTTCCACGAGTCCTGCTACGCGGACGGTGTGGTGACGAACTGGTCGGCCGAGCGCGCCATGCCGGAGGAGTTCCAGAGCGACGTGACGCTGCTCACGGGTGAGCACGTTCGGCGCGAGTGGGCAGATACGGTGCCGGCGTTGCAGCCGTGGCGGGAGGTCGTGGACATCCTCGCGCATGTGGAGTGGCCTCGCCTGTACGACGAGGCGGCGCTGACAGCATCCGGGGCCCGCGGCGCTGCGGCAGTGTACGCGAATGACATCTATGTTCCGATGGAGTACTCGCTCGAAACATTGCGGATGCTGCCAGGTGTGACGCCGTTCATCTCGAGCGAGAACGAGCACAACGGTCTGCGTTCGGGCGACGTGCTGCCGCATCTGATCGACCTCGCGCACGGCCGTCGCGTGCGCTGA